Within the Microvirga ossetica genome, the region TCGTCGGCTGTCTCGCCATCGCGCGTCGAGCAGGCGCGGAAGCAAACCAGGCTCAGGGGAACGGGAGCGAGCAACTCCCAGCCAGGCGCGGCCGCGACCCACTTGGCGAACAGACGTGCGAGGCGGCAGTGCTCGCGGATGCGCGCGGCGAGACCGTCGTGGCCGAAATAGCGCAGGACCATCCAGAACTTGAGGCCCCGAAAGCGGCGCCCGAGCTGGATGCCGTACTCGGAGTGGTTGCGGACGGCAGCACGCCCGTGGTCGAGCGTGCGCAGGTATTCGGGCACGAGCGAGAAGGCACGGTGGAGCATGTCCATCCGCCGCGTGTAGAGGGCGGAGAGATCAAAGGGGACGAAAAGCCATTTGACCGGGTTGAGGACAAGTGAGTCAGCGCGTTCGCAGCCTGCGAGGATGTGTCGTAGTTCCGGGACAACCGCAGCCGAGCCGGCGTAGGCCGCATCGACGTGCAACCAGAGCCCTTCGCGCTCGCACAGGTCGGCGATGGCCGGAACGGGATCGATGCTCGAGGTCGAGGTCGTGCCGACGGTGGCGACGACGCAGAAGGGGAGATGGCCGGCGGCCCTGTCTTCCTCGATGGCGCGCCCCAGCGCGGCGGCATCCATGCGGAATTCGGCGTCGGTGGGAATCTTGCGCAAGGACCGCTGGCCCAGGCCGAGCGTGATGGCGCATTTTTCGACCGACGAGTGGGCCTGCTCGGAGGCGTAGAGGCGCAGCAGCGGCAGGCCCGTGCGTCCGCTCATGCCGTCCTCGCGCACGCGCAAATCGAGCCCCTCGCGCGCGGCCGCGATGGCGTGGAGGGTCGACATCGAGGCCGTGTCGTAGATCATCCCCGAGAACGCCTCGGGCAGGCCAATCATCTGGCGCAGCCATGACAGGGCCACATCTTCGAGTTCCTGCGCGGCGGGGGCGGCGCGCCAGAGCAGCGCGTTGCCGTTGAAGGCGGCCGCGAGCATCTCGCCGAAAATGCCGGGTGCCGAGGTGGAGCAGGCGAAGTAGGCGAAGAAGCCCGGATGCCTCCACTGCGTCAGGGCCGGGACGACCAGGCGGTCGACGTCCGCGAGGATCCTGTCCATCAGCTCACCGGCTTCGGGTGGCGCGGCGGGGAGCTTCGCGATGAGTTCGCCCGGCTCGACCTGGGCGAGGACGGGGAGTTCGTCGACGCGCTCGAAGTACTCGGCGATCCAGTCGACGAGCGAACGGCCATAGCGTCGGAATTCGTCGGGGCTCATGTCGCCGAACGGCGGCGCGAACCCGTCCGCGCCCGTCCCGCCTGGGGCTCCTTGGGTCGTCGCGCTCGGCATGACGTCCAGCGGCTGGTCCTGGCGGTCGTCCTGGGGCATCGCCGCGCCTCCATCATGGCCGCGCGGCGGGAAGCGCCGGACGGCGGGCAAGAGGAAGAACGCCCGCAGGATAGTCGAAAACAGCGCGGCGGGCAAAAGCGGCGACTGGTCGTCGCAGTTCCATCGGGCCGATGTCGGGGCCAGGGGGCCGCCTTCGCGCGGCCAGGGGGGCGACGGCACGCGCTGATCGTACGAGCCTCATTGCCCTATTCGATGC harbors:
- a CDS encoding pyridoxal phosphate-dependent decarboxylase family protein, translating into MPSPPWPREGGPLAPTSARWNCDDQSPLLPAALFSTILRAFFLLPAVRRFPPRGHDGGAAMPQDDRQDQPLDVMPSATTQGAPGGTGADGFAPPFGDMSPDEFRRYGRSLVDWIAEYFERVDELPVLAQVEPGELIAKLPAAPPEAGELMDRILADVDRLVVPALTQWRHPGFFAYFACSTSAPGIFGEMLAAAFNGNALLWRAAPAAQELEDVALSWLRQMIGLPEAFSGMIYDTASMSTLHAIAAAREGLDLRVREDGMSGRTGLPLLRLYASEQAHSSVEKCAITLGLGQRSLRKIPTDAEFRMDAAALGRAIEEDRAAGHLPFCVVATVGTTSTSSIDPVPAIADLCEREGLWLHVDAAYAGSAAVVPELRHILAGCERADSLVLNPVKWLFVPFDLSALYTRRMDMLHRAFSLVPEYLRTLDHGRAAVRNHSEYGIQLGRRFRGLKFWMVLRYFGHDGLAARIREHCRLARLFAKWVAAAPGWELLAPVPLSLVCFRACSTRDGETADERAARLDHLNEQIMHAVNASGEAFLSHTKLNGRFTMRLAVGNIRTTEAHVARVWQILEDACERLDAADRV